Proteins encoded together in one Streptomyces sp. NBC_01216 window:
- a CDS encoding tRNA (adenine-N1)-methyltransferase: protein MSEPTGAARRRGPFKVGDQVQLTDPKGRHYTFTLEAGKNFHTHKGSFPHDELIGAPEGSVVRTTGNVAYLALRPLLPDYVLSMPRGAAVVYPKDAGQILAFADIFPGARVVEAGVGSGSLSSFLLRAIGDSGMLHSYERREDFAEIAKGNVERYFGGPHPAWQLTVGDLQDNLSDTDVDRVILDMLAPWECLEAVSKALVPGGILCCYVATTTQLARTVESIREFGCYAEPQPWESMIRNWHVEGLAVRPDHRMIGHTGFLVTARRLADGVEPPMRRRRPAKGAYGEDYEGPNKG, encoded by the coding sequence ATGTCCGAACCGACCGGTGCCGCCCGCCGACGCGGGCCCTTCAAGGTCGGGGACCAGGTCCAGCTCACCGACCCCAAGGGACGCCACTACACGTTCACGCTCGAGGCCGGGAAGAACTTCCACACCCACAAGGGTTCCTTCCCCCACGACGAGCTGATCGGTGCTCCCGAGGGCAGTGTTGTCCGTACCACGGGAAACGTCGCCTACCTTGCGCTGCGCCCCCTGCTCCCCGACTACGTCCTGTCCATGCCCCGCGGCGCCGCCGTGGTCTACCCCAAGGACGCGGGGCAGATCCTGGCCTTCGCCGACATCTTCCCCGGCGCGCGCGTCGTGGAAGCCGGGGTCGGCTCGGGCTCGCTCAGCAGCTTCCTGCTCCGCGCCATCGGCGACAGCGGAATGCTGCACTCCTACGAGCGCCGTGAGGACTTCGCGGAGATCGCCAAGGGCAACGTCGAGCGCTACTTCGGCGGGCCCCACCCCGCCTGGCAGCTGACCGTCGGCGACCTCCAGGACAACCTGTCCGACACCGACGTCGACCGCGTCATCCTGGACATGCTCGCTCCCTGGGAATGCCTCGAGGCCGTCTCCAAGGCGCTCGTGCCCGGCGGCATCCTCTGCTGCTACGTGGCCACCACCACCCAGCTCGCCCGCACCGTGGAGTCCATCCGTGAGTTCGGCTGCTACGCCGAGCCGCAGCCCTGGGAGTCCATGATCCGCAACTGGCACGTCGAGGGCCTGGCCGTCCGCCCGGACCACCGGATGATCGGCCACACCGGCTTCCTGGTCACCGCGCGCCGCCTGGCCGACGGGGTCGAGCCGCCGATGCGCCGCCGCCGTCCGGCCAAGGGCGCCTACGGCGAGGACTACGAAGGTCCCAACAAGGGCTGA
- a CDS encoding ferredoxin, which yields MTVQHEAPTAGAGEALEVWIDQDLCTGDGICVQYAPEVFELDIDGLAYVKSADDELLQDAGATTPVPLPLLRDVADSAKECPGDCIHVRRVSDGTEVYGPDAE from the coding sequence ATGACCGTGCAGCACGAGGCCCCGACGGCGGGCGCCGGCGAGGCGCTGGAGGTCTGGATCGACCAGGACCTCTGCACCGGGGACGGGATCTGCGTGCAGTACGCGCCCGAGGTCTTCGAGCTCGACATCGACGGGCTGGCGTACGTCAAGAGCGCCGACGACGAACTGCTCCAGGACGCGGGGGCCACCACACCGGTGCCGCTGCCGCTGCTCCGGGACGTGGCGGACTCCGCGAAGGAGTGCCCCGGCGACTGCATCCACGTGCGCCGGGTCTCGGACGGGACCGAGGTCTACGGGCCTGACGCGGAGTGA